One genomic window of Meriones unguiculatus strain TT.TT164.6M chromosome 13 unlocalized genomic scaffold, Bangor_MerUng_6.1 Chr13_unordered_Scaffold_39, whole genome shotgun sequence includes the following:
- the LOC132651049 gene encoding zinc finger protein 431-like, whose protein sequence is MGLKSITYEEVDVNFTPEEWALLDPSQKSLYKDVMLDTYKHLTAIGYNWEDHTEEHCQHFRRHGR, encoded by the exons AAATCAATAACCTATGAAGAAGTGGACGTTAATTTCACTccagaagagtgggctttgctagatccttcccagaagagtctctacaaagatgtcatGCTGGATACCTACAaacaccttacagctatag gctacaattgggaagaccatactgaagaacattgtcaacattttagaagacatggaaggtaa